In Sphingomonas sp. R1, a single genomic region encodes these proteins:
- the flhB gene encoding flagellar biosynthesis protein FlhB, which produces MAGGGGSESDDKTQEPTDKKLEDARKRGDVPMAPEMRHAAMFVAALVVMGGLGTYTIQQCGNLFVRLWGGADDFRMEPDGAQNFATGLFAAVGTALMPILAALFGFALLGGVLQGRPMIAWSRIKPKWNKLNPMTGAKRMFGKQALVEFAKTFAKLCLVAGIAAAIAWPHAATIDRLVGADLVDAGSAASDIVHAMLRPIAMLVGALALFDFVWQRMSYLKRMRMSLQEVKDEYKESEGDPKIKGKIRQLQMQRARSRMMSNVPKASVVITNPTHYAIALQYDHGAMAAPVVVAKGVDAIALKIREIATEHNIPLVENRPLARALYASADLDKPIPVEHYAAVAEVISYVMKIARNRR; this is translated from the coding sequence ATGGCCGGCGGTGGCGGCAGCGAGTCCGACGACAAGACTCAGGAACCAACCGACAAGAAACTTGAAGACGCGCGAAAACGCGGCGACGTGCCGATGGCGCCGGAAATGCGCCACGCCGCGATGTTCGTCGCCGCGCTGGTCGTGATGGGCGGCCTCGGCACCTACACCATCCAGCAGTGCGGCAATCTGTTCGTGCGGCTATGGGGCGGCGCCGACGATTTCCGGATGGAGCCGGACGGCGCCCAGAATTTCGCCACCGGCCTGTTTGCCGCGGTGGGCACCGCGCTGATGCCGATCCTTGCCGCGCTGTTCGGCTTCGCGCTTCTGGGGGGCGTGCTGCAGGGCCGGCCGATGATCGCCTGGTCGCGCATCAAGCCCAAGTGGAACAAGCTCAACCCGATGACGGGCGCCAAGCGGATGTTCGGCAAGCAGGCGCTGGTCGAGTTCGCCAAGACCTTCGCCAAGCTGTGCCTGGTGGCCGGCATCGCCGCCGCGATCGCCTGGCCGCATGCCGCGACGATCGACCGGCTGGTTGGTGCCGACCTTGTCGATGCGGGCAGCGCCGCAAGCGACATCGTCCATGCGATGCTGCGCCCGATCGCGATGCTGGTGGGCGCGCTGGCGCTGTTCGACTTTGTCTGGCAACGCATGTCCTATCTCAAGCGAATGCGCATGAGCCTCCAGGAAGTGAAGGACGAGTACAAGGAAAGCGAAGGCGATCCGAAGATCAAGGGCAAGATCAGGCAGCTGCAAATGCAGCGCGCCCGGAGCCGGATGATGTCGAACGTACCCAAGGCCAGCGTCGTCATCACCAACCCGACCCATTACGCGATCGCCCTGCAATATGATCATGGCGCGATGGCCGCCCCGGTGGTGGTGGCGAAGGGGGTCGACGCGATCGCGCTCAAGATCCGTGAGATCGCCACCGAGCACAACATCCCGCTCGTCGAGAACCGCCCGCTCGCTCGCGCGCTCTACGCCAGCGCGGATCTCGATAAGCCCATCCCGGTCGAGCACTATGCCGCCGTGGCGGAGGTGATCAGCTACGTGATGAAGATCGCACGGAACCGGCGCTGA
- the fliR gene encoding flagellar biosynthetic protein FliR, with product MIVPPDLALHVSAFFIVFARVGAVLMLLPVFGEDAIPGRIRMFIAFAMSFAFYGMIGEPARASVQAGAVLPAILVTELITGLAMGMIVKILFFSISMAGSIMSTQIGLSAAVMFDPSQSSQAPILSKLVGLVAALVCMGTQVHHLWLGAIIHSYQSFPIGGMPPMHDFAELAVQAIGRSMTLGISLAAPFLVYGIVFNVALGLAARVAPAIQVFFIAQPLNLLLGIALAITTIGTMLTFFTQAMGDALQKGW from the coding sequence ATGATCGTTCCGCCCGATCTCGCGCTGCACGTCTCCGCCTTCTTCATCGTGTTCGCGCGGGTGGGCGCGGTGCTGATGCTGCTGCCCGTGTTCGGGGAAGACGCCATTCCGGGCCGGATCCGGATGTTCATCGCCTTCGCCATGTCGTTCGCCTTCTACGGCATGATCGGCGAGCCTGCGCGCGCATCGGTGCAGGCGGGCGCGGTACTCCCCGCCATCCTGGTAACCGAACTGATCACCGGGCTGGCAATGGGCATGATCGTCAAGATCCTGTTCTTCTCGATCTCGATGGCGGGCTCGATCATGAGCACTCAGATCGGGCTGTCCGCCGCAGTGATGTTCGACCCCTCGCAGTCGAGCCAGGCGCCGATCCTCTCGAAGCTCGTCGGGCTGGTCGCCGCGTTGGTGTGCATGGGCACGCAGGTCCACCATCTTTGGCTGGGCGCGATCATCCACAGCTATCAGAGCTTCCCGATCGGCGGCATGCCGCCGATGCATGATTTCGCCGAGCTCGCGGTGCAGGCGATCGGCCGCTCGATGACGCTGGGCATCAGCCTCGCCGCACCGTTTCTCGTCTACGGCATCGTCTTCAACGTGGCCCTCGGGCTCGCCGCGCGCGTGGCACCGGCGATCCAGGTGTTCTTTATCGCGCAACCGCTCAACCTGCTGCTGGGTATCGCACTGGCGATCACCACGATCGGCACGATGCTCACCTTCTTCACCCAGGCCATGGGTGACGCGCTACAAAAGGGCTGGTGA
- a CDS encoding flagellar biosynthetic protein FliQ, which translates to MTPAQLISLTESALMLILTVAGPLLLTSLIVGVFVGLLQALTQIQETTLTFVPKLLAMGLVFLLMLPTMGQALGQFMAKISDMIIHG; encoded by the coding sequence ATGACGCCCGCGCAGCTGATCAGCCTCACCGAATCTGCCCTGATGCTGATCCTCACCGTCGCCGGACCGCTGCTGCTGACCTCGCTGATCGTGGGCGTCTTCGTCGGCTTGCTCCAGGCGCTGACCCAGATCCAGGAAACCACCCTCACCTTCGTGCCTAAGCTGCTGGCGATGGGACTGGTCTTCCTGCTGATGTTGCCCACCATGGGCCAGGCGCTTGGTCAGTTCATGGCCAAGATCAGCGACATGATCATTCACGGATGA
- a CDS encoding flagellar hook-basal body complex protein FliE codes for MSIGALDATKAYGRVASLGNTLGKAAGGSEIGDGDNSGFGAMVENLVGGTADKLRAAESASAKQVAGKGDLIDVVTAIGAAETALDTMVAVRDRVVGAYSEIMRMQI; via the coding sequence ATGTCTATCGGAGCATTGGACGCCACCAAGGCCTATGGCCGGGTCGCCTCGCTCGGCAACACGCTGGGCAAGGCTGCCGGCGGAAGCGAAATCGGCGACGGCGACAATTCAGGTTTCGGCGCGATGGTCGAAAACCTGGTCGGCGGCACCGCCGACAAATTGCGCGCGGCGGAGTCCGCCTCGGCCAAGCAGGTCGCGGGCAAGGGCGATCTGATCGACGTCGTCACCGCGATCGGCGCCGCCGAGACCGCGCTCGACACCATGGTGGCGGTGCGCGACCGCGTCGTGGGCGCGTATAGCGAAATCATGCGCATGCAGATCTGA
- the flgC gene encoding flagellar basal body rod protein FlgC: MDLDASLGVSASGLRAQSLRMRVIAENLANQDSVSDTAGGDPYRRKVVSFQAAVDRASGATGVKVKSIQGDQSDFTKVYQPGHPAADAQGYVLKPNVNGLIESADMKAAQRSYEANLNAIEAAKSLTMRTIDLLK, from the coding sequence ATGGATTTGGATGCTTCGCTGGGCGTTTCCGCCTCGGGTCTGCGCGCGCAGTCGCTGCGGATGCGCGTGATCGCGGAAAACCTCGCGAACCAAGACTCGGTCTCCGATACCGCAGGCGGCGATCCCTATCGCCGCAAGGTGGTGAGCTTCCAGGCGGCGGTCGATCGCGCGAGCGGTGCGACCGGCGTGAAGGTGAAGTCCATCCAGGGCGACCAGTCGGATTTCACCAAGGTCTACCAGCCCGGCCATCCCGCGGCGGATGCCCAGGGCTATGTGCTCAAGCCCAACGTCAACGGGCTGATCGAAAGCGCCGACATGAAGGCGGCGCAGCGCAGCTACGAAGCCAACCTCAACGCCATCGAAGCGGCCAAAAGCCTGACGATGCGCACCATTGATCTGCTCAAGTAA
- a CDS encoding FliM/FliN family flagellar motor switch protein, whose product MSVLDGIMIEMSVVLGSTEVPVRQILQMSRGAMIPLDCGQDDPSMVYVNGELVAVGRILVDGEVMSLEISELVKKSRN is encoded by the coding sequence ATGTCCGTACTCGATGGAATCATGATCGAAATGTCGGTGGTGCTCGGTTCGACCGAGGTACCCGTCCGGCAGATCCTGCAGATGAGCCGCGGCGCGATGATCCCGCTCGACTGCGGCCAGGACGACCCCAGCATGGTCTATGTCAATGGCGAGCTCGTCGCGGTGGGGCGCATCCTGGTCGACGGCGAAGTGATGTCGCTCGAAATCTCCGAACTCGTGAAGAAGTCGCGTAACTGA